Proteins from a genomic interval of Methanobacteriaceae archaeon:
- a CDS encoding branched-chain amino acid transaminase, which yields MAWDESGKIWFNGELVDWGDAKMHVLSHVVHYGSSVFEGIRCYRNEKGSAVFRLEEHVERLFDSGKIYRMEIPFSQEEICKAILETIETNQLEECYIRPVVFRGYGELGVNPLKNPLEVVIAAWEWGSYLGQEALELGVDVGVSTWRRMAPDTLPNMAKAGANYMNSQLVKMEALENGYDEGIMLDYQGMVSEGSGENIFIIKDDIIYTPSMSSSVLKGITRDSIIKLAKSMDLNVREEQIPREMLYLADEIFLTGTAAEVTPIRSVDKITIGNGKRGLITEKLQKNFFKILKGEVNDEFGWLTYLE from the coding sequence ATGGCATGGGATGAATCAGGAAAAATTTGGTTTAATGGCGAATTGGTTGATTGGGGTGATGCTAAAATGCATGTTCTATCCCATGTTGTTCATTATGGATCCAGTGTTTTTGAGGGAATAAGATGCTACCGTAATGAAAAAGGTTCCGCCGTTTTCCGTTTGGAAGAACATGTGGAAAGATTGTTTGATTCTGGGAAAATCTATAGAATGGAAATTCCATTTTCTCAAGAAGAAATTTGTAAGGCCATTCTGGAGACCATAGAAACCAACCAATTAGAAGAATGTTATATAAGGCCAGTAGTGTTTAGAGGTTACGGAGAATTAGGAGTAAACCCTTTAAAAAATCCTTTAGAAGTTGTAATTGCTGCTTGGGAGTGGGGAAGCTATTTAGGTCAAGAAGCTCTAGAATTGGGAGTAGATGTTGGAGTTTCTACCTGGAGAAGGATGGCTCCTGACACTTTGCCGAATATGGCTAAGGCCGGGGCAAATTACATGAACTCTCAGCTGGTTAAAATGGAAGCCTTGGAAAATGGTTATGATGAAGGAATTATGCTTGATTATCAGGGAATGGTCAGTGAAGGAAGTGGTGAAAACATATTCATAATCAAAGATGATATTATTTACACGCCCTCCATGTCTTCATCAGTTTTAAAAGGAATCACCAGAGATTCCATTATAAAATTAGCTAAATCCATGGATTTAAATGTTAGAGAAGAACAAATTCCAAGAGAAATGTTATACCTGGCCGATGAAATATTTTTAACTGGAACTGCTGCTGAAGTAACCCCTATTCGTTCTGTGGATAAAATAACTATTGGAAATGGGAAAAGAGGACTTATTACAGAAAAATTACAAAAAAACTTCTTCAAAATACTCAAAGGAGAAGTAAATGATGAATTTGGCTGGTTAACTTATTTAGAATAG